A genomic segment from Biomphalaria glabrata chromosome 16, xgBioGlab47.1, whole genome shotgun sequence encodes:
- the LOC129923455 gene encoding FMRFamide receptor-like — MASCISSPMLYTITTVNYFFFSGAVGFLGVVVNVIKVIIFFKLGFKDTTNISFFSLSVADTGVVLMLLGFSVVYNPGVLQAVTYFEVVDSVGYISFGWPYAGCSRVASMMTAVITVERFMCVSLPLKVRTIITPTVSIVTSVTVFCVVIATVVPAFLASRLGPTYNARVNKTTLGLIHPPMAASLESVTMMAMVIFQLLAFGVVTACTFALIRSFTRTVQWRNQVSNSSSSLTGRDKKLVKMVIFISVSFIVFSIPGVVINCMMIFIKEFKVTGLYKNLFVTLFSTFFPMDGLNSLVNFFIFLYMSTKFRNIFMSMFHLRKVFGKNIQIEGNAKALKEDYRTENEKDIII; from the coding sequence ATGGCCAGCTGCATCAGCAGCCCCATGCTGTATACCATCACCACGGTCAACTACTTCTTCTTTTCCGGGGCGGTAGGTTTTCTTGGCGTGGTGGTCAACGtcatcaaagtcatcatctTCTTCAAGCTCGGCTTCAAGGACACCaccaacatttctttcttcaGTTTGTCCGTGGCCGACACAGGCGTGGTCCTGATGCTGCTGGGGTTCAGCGTTGTCTACAACCCTGGCGTCCTACAAGCCGTGACCTACTTCGAGGTGGTGGACTCGGTCGGGTACATCTCGTTCGGTTGGCCCTACGCCGGGTGCAGCCGTGTGGCCAGCATGATGACGGCAGTAATCACCGTGGAGAGGTTTATGTGCGTGTCCTTACCGCTGAAGGTCAGAACCATCATCACCCCAACGGTGTCCATCGTCACCTCCGTCACCGTGTTCTGCGTTGTCATAGCGACAGTCGTCCCAGCATTTCTCGCCAGCAGGCTGGGCCCGACCTACAACGCCAGGGTAAACAAAACCACTTTGGGCCTGATTCACCCCCCAATGGCCGCGAGCCTGGAAAGCGTCACTATGATGGCCATGGTCATCTTCCAGCTCTTAGCTTTTGGCGTCGTTACGGCATGCACTTTCGCCCTCATCCGGTCATTTACAAGAACAGTTCAATGGAGGAACCAGGTCTCGAACAGCAGTTCCTCACTGACGGGCAGGGACAAGAAGCTGGTTAAGATGGTCATCTTCATATCCGTTTCTTTTATCGTTTTCTCCATCCCTGGTGTGGTCATCAACTGCATGATGATCTTCATCAAAGAGTTCAAAGTGACCGGGCTGTACAAGAATCTCTTTGTCACGCTTTTCTCCACCTTCTTCCCCATGGACGGTCTGAACTCTCTGGTGAACTTTTTCATCTTTCTGTACATGAGTACCAAATTCAGGAACATTTTCATGTCCATGTTCCATTTGCGAAAGGTCTTTGGAAAAAATATTCAGATTGAAGGCAATGCCAAAGCTCTAAAGGAGGACTATCGTACTGAAAATGAGAAAGATATTATCATTTAA